The following proteins are encoded in a genomic region of Triticum dicoccoides isolate Atlit2015 ecotype Zavitan chromosome 1B, WEW_v2.0, whole genome shotgun sequence:
- the LOC119299123 gene encoding hydroxycinnamoyltransferase-like, with protein MVSPNATGSGGGDMPIRVLRRGLVKASDPSFEPHVASFSNLDLYAGEGQASIVCLYPKLPNAGDFQAVVAAFESVLPSVLNVFYHYAGRIRSNPSSGLPELLCDNQGAELVVGEVQATMASLDYGLAEQSLKKIMLPYAEDVTLSVQLLSFACGGFSVVWGNNDIVHDGHAITMFLRMWSQLARTGSFIDDGPPNHDRSVFRPRSPPSYRASTSDKFAMYDHHRMVNALTAHDSFVERLYYVEASDIASLREMASTKLQRSSRVQAVSAYLWKALAGVVAASRVHEERCCMGWMVDARRRVRALELVPAMHNYFGNVAMYAIADATVEEIRNKELAEVAAMVREAITSIDYDEYIQELVDWVEEHKTERRIEKGILGLGTPTLNQTVFASFPLDTDFGFGDAVLAMPMWDFERLSSGYLSVGARPGGDGSWLVNAYIWPRLAAALESDQQHIFKPLTAEYLGLA; from the coding sequence ATGGTGTCTCCTAATGCTActggctccggcggcggcgacatGCCCATCCGCGTCCTGAGACGCGGCCTTGTCAAGGCTTCCGACCCGTCTTTCGAACCGCACGTCGCCTCCTTCTCCAACCTGGACCTCTACGCTGGCGAGGGGCAAGCCTCCATAGTATGCCTCTACCCCAAGCTCCCAAATGCCGGCGACTTCCAGGCGGTGGTCGCCGCCTTCGAGTCCGTCCTGCCGTCCGTGCTCAACGTCTTCTACCACTACGCCGGGCGCATCCGCAGCAACCCAAGCTCAGGCCTCCCGGAGCTGCTCTGCGACAACCAAGGTGCCGAGCTCGTCGTCGGAGAGGTCCAGGCCACTATGGCTAGCCTGGACTACGGCCTGGCCGAGCAGTCCCTGAAGAAGATCATGCTGCCGTACGCCGAGGACGTGACGCTCTCGGTGCAGCTGCTGTCCTTCGCCTGTGGCGGCTTCTCGGTCGTGTGGGGGAACAACGACATCGTCCACGACGGCCACGCCATCACCATGTTCCTCAGGATGTGGTCCCAGCTCGCCCGAACCGGGAGCTTCATCGACGACGGACCGCCCAACCATGACCGCTCCGTGTTCCGCCCTCGCAGCCCGCCGTCGTACAGGGCCTCCACCAGCGACAAGTTCGCGATGTACGACCACCACCGGATGGTCAACGCGCTGACGGCCCACGACAGCTTCGTCGAGCGCCTCTACTACGTGGAGGCGAGCGACATCGCCAGCCTGCGCGAGATGGCAAGCACCAAACTCCAGCGCTCATCCCGCGTCCAGGCAGTGTCCGCGTACCTCTGGAAGGCCCTCGCCGGCGTGGTGGCCGCGTCCCGCGTGCACGAGGAGCGCTGCTGCATGGGGTGGATGGTGGACGCGCGGCGGCGTGTCAGGGCGCTGGAGCTCGTCCCGGCGATGCACAACTACTTCGGCAACGTGGCCATGTACGCTATCGCGGACGCAACCGTGGAGGAGATCCGGAACAAGGAGCTGGCGGAGGTGGCGGCCATGGTGCGCGAGGCCATCACGTCCATAGACTACGACGAGTACATCCAGGAGCTGGTGGACTGGGTGGAGGAGCACAAGACGGAGAGGAGGATTGAGAAGGGCATCCTTGGGCTGGGCACGCCTACGTTGAACCAGACGGTGTTCGCCTCCTTCCCGCTCGACACAGACTTCGGCTTCGGCGATGCCGTGCTGGCCATGCCCATGTGGGACTTTGAGAGGCTCAGCTCGGGCTACCTGTCGGTCGGAGCTCGGCCGGGAGGCGACGGCTCCTGGCTTGTCAACGCCTACATATGGCCGCGCCTCGCGGCGGCCCTCGAGTCCGACCAGCAGCACATCTTCAAGCCTCTGACGGCCGAGTACCTAGGGCTCGCCTAG